From Terriglobales bacterium, a single genomic window includes:
- a CDS encoding tetratricopeptide repeat protein, translating into MPKRNLLVRRFVLLLTLLLLVPPDWATCGGGGGGGMGGMGGGSSMPDQTFPVPWKIVQPSDPAPTAGLVVYWLPSSQTELERSSLRYSRTLSLYASQCVSMGVVDYRTELGQKLLSGGKTPLAVLAQPDGTAVAKAENKNGFLKVDQVEKMLETEMKSREDKLKQQMDEAKEKAKSGDQPGAIALYRSVYEQKCMFPGKAKDAAKQLKKLGVQDVADVPAAPLFDARTSARVQQLMQAGLKAEDAARYKEAERLYSQAHRLDPADPTPLRYLGELYRHELGDWDKAAAIFHQVLDMPADPLSRAVALHGLGKMTIHNGEFKKGLGLMEQSVEVFPLALAYRNLAVYWNSEGDAAKTDFYVKKALALEPKDPFNLVFAAVFEAQSGHTEEALKIAHENRTLLMASYNLAAIYAQAGQKDKALALLQRHFFTYERYQSVRSKEMMEARVDAVFLSLRNDPKFLDLTKDADGRLPMPMGKPASGGNP; encoded by the coding sequence ATGCCGAAGAGAAACCTGCTGGTCCGCCGCTTCGTGCTTCTCCTCACCCTTCTTCTCCTGGTCCCGCCCGACTGGGCCACCTGCGGCGGTGGCGGAGGCGGCGGCATGGGCGGCATGGGCGGCGGCTCCTCCATGCCGGACCAGACCTTCCCCGTGCCCTGGAAGATCGTCCAGCCCTCCGACCCCGCGCCCACGGCCGGGCTGGTGGTGTATTGGCTGCCCTCTTCGCAGACCGAACTGGAGCGATCCAGCCTGCGCTACTCCCGCACCCTCTCGCTCTACGCCTCCCAATGCGTGAGTATGGGGGTGGTGGACTATCGCACCGAACTGGGCCAGAAGCTGCTGTCGGGCGGCAAGACGCCGCTGGCGGTGCTCGCCCAGCCCGACGGCACTGCCGTCGCCAAGGCCGAGAACAAGAACGGCTTCCTCAAGGTCGACCAGGTCGAGAAGATGCTCGAGACCGAGATGAAGTCGCGCGAGGACAAGCTCAAGCAGCAGATGGACGAGGCCAAGGAAAAAGCCAAGTCGGGCGACCAACCGGGCGCCATCGCCCTCTATCGCTCCGTCTACGAGCAGAAGTGCATGTTCCCGGGCAAGGCCAAGGACGCCGCCAAGCAGCTCAAGAAGCTGGGCGTGCAGGACGTGGCCGACGTCCCTGCCGCTCCTCTCTTCGACGCCCGCACCAGCGCCCGCGTCCAGCAGCTCATGCAGGCCGGCCTGAAGGCGGAGGACGCCGCCCGCTACAAGGAAGCCGAGCGCCTCTACTCCCAGGCCCACCGCCTCGATCCCGCCGATCCCACCCCGCTGCGCTACCTGGGCGAACTCTATCGCCACGAGCTCGGCGACTGGGACAAGGCCGCCGCCATCTTCCACCAGGTCCTGGACATGCCCGCCGACCCGCTCTCGCGCGCCGTCGCCCTGCACGGCCTGGGCAAGATGACCATCCACAACGGCGAATTCAAGAAGGGCTTGGGGCTGATGGAGCAGTCGGTCGAGGTCTTCCCCCTGGCCCTGGCCTACCGCAACCTGGCCGTCTACTGGAACTCCGAGGGCGACGCCGCCAAGACCGACTTCTATGTAAAGAAGGCGCTAGCGCTCGAGCCCAAGGACCCCTTCAACCTGGTCTTTGCCGCCGTCTTCGAGGCGCAGAGCGGACACACCGAGGAGGCGCTGAAGATCGCGCACGAGAACCGGACGCTCTTGATGGCTTCCTACAACCTGGCCGCCATCTACGCCCAGGCCGGGCAGAAGGACAAGGCCCTGGCCCTGCTGCAGCGCCACTTCTTCACCTACGAGCGCTACCAGTCGGTGCGCTCCAAGGAGATGATGGAAGCGCGGGTGGACGCCGTCTTCCTCTCGCTGCGCAACGATCCCAAGTTCCTGGACCTGACCAAGGACGCCGACGGCCGCCTGCCCATGCCCATGGGCAAGCCCGCTAGCGGCGGCAATCCGTAG
- a CDS encoding YbjQ family protein, translated as MTPATAAVPHDMVTTAFELDGYRVLRNLGIVRGITVRSRSVVGSFAAGLQTLVGGNITIYTELCEKSREEAFELLLQHAAALGANAVVGMRYDANEVMQGVTEVLAYGTAVVVEKI; from the coding sequence ATGACGCCCGCCACCGCCGCTGTCCCCCATGACATGGTCACCACCGCCTTCGAGCTCGACGGCTACCGCGTGCTGCGCAACCTGGGCATCGTGCGCGGCATCACCGTGCGCTCCCGCTCGGTGGTAGGCAGCTTCGCCGCCGGACTGCAGACCCTGGTGGGCGGCAACATCACCATCTATACCGAGCTCTGCGAGAAGTCGCGCGAGGAGGCTTTCGAGCTCCTGCTGCAGCACGCTGCGGCGCTGGGCGCCAATGCCGTGGTGGGCATGCGCTACGACGCCAACGAGGTCATGCAAGGGGTCACCGAGGTGCTGGCCTACGGCACCGCCGTGGTGGTGGAGAAGATCTAG